A single Methanolobus sp. ZRKC5 DNA region contains:
- a CDS encoding GNAT family N-acetyltransferase produces MINYIIEEKLPSVEEYKELRESVDWSFPEDKYICKSLKNSNYCVCAIEDGKVIGMSRVVGDYSFIFFVADVIVLPRYQNQGIGTALMERIMFYLKPKFDSQK; encoded by the coding sequence ATGATTAATTACATAATCGAAGAAAAGCTTCCTTCAGTTGAAGAGTATAAAGAGCTACGAGAATCGGTTGACTGGTCTTTCCCGGAAGATAAATACATTTGCAAGAGTCTGAAAAATTCTAATTACTGCGTTTGTGCTATTGAAGATGGCAAGGTCATAGGCATGTCCCGTGTAGTAGGAGATTACAGTTTCATCTTTTTTGTTGCTGATGTCATCGTTCTGCCAAGATACCAGAATCAGGGAATTGGCACTGCACTTATGGAAAGAATAATGTTTTACTTGAAACCCAAGTTTGACAGTCAAAAGTAA
- a CDS encoding transcriptional regulator FilR1 domain-containing protein — MYDESKSALGLENVKIYTYEKDVEISSLTVCDTGFLLRLLSKDNEFSNKQVTCSSPEGRKWGKDLYDYYLKDAKLITEI; from the coding sequence ATGTATGATGAATCTAAATCTGCTCTTGGACTTGAAAATGTTAAGATATATACTTATGAAAAAGATGTAGAAATTTCATCACTCACGGTTTGTGACACTGGTTTTCTTTTAAGGCTACTTTCCAAAGATAATGAATTTAGTAATAAGCAGGTGACATGCTCCAGCCCAGAAGGGCGCAAGTGGGGTAAGGATCTTTATGATTATTACCTTAAAGATGCAAAGCTGATAACTGAAATATAA
- a CDS encoding aldo/keto reductase, with amino-acid sequence MLYRKMPKSGDELSILGFGAMRLPVREDGSIDEEKAMQMVRHSIDNGVNYVDTAWPYHMGASEPFLALALADGYREKVKLATKQPQWMVKKAEDMDKFLNAQLEKLNTDHIDYYLIHSLVGSSWENIRDLGVIEFLDRAKADGRIINAGFSYHGDPEDFAPIVDSYDWDFCQIQYNFLDENVQAGTEGLEYAASKGLGVVVMEPMRGGNLADPIPAEAMDIWNEADIKRSPVEWALRWVWNHPEVTVVLSGMTEPSHVEENLKVAEEGLVNSLTEKELELVNRVAEKYSELMKINCTGCRYCMPCPEGVDIPTCFEMYNNLHMFGDENGMLKMMYAAKLGDILRGAETNFASQCVQCGKCLDACPQQIPIPYMLEKVAEEFEGPGMEERRGFVKQLFVNDSC; translated from the coding sequence ATGTTATACAGAAAAATGCCAAAAAGTGGTGATGAACTTTCGATACTTGGTTTTGGAGCCATGCGTCTGCCGGTTAGAGAAGATGGGAGCATTGATGAGGAAAAGGCTATGCAAATGGTTCGCCACTCAATAGACAATGGCGTGAATTATGTGGATACAGCATGGCCTTATCATATGGGAGCAAGTGAGCCTTTCCTTGCACTTGCACTTGCAGACGGATACAGGGAAAAAGTGAAACTTGCTACAAAACAACCACAATGGATGGTCAAAAAGGCAGAGGATATGGATAAGTTCCTCAATGCCCAGCTTGAAAAACTAAATACAGATCACATTGATTATTATCTTATTCACAGCCTGGTAGGGAGTAGCTGGGAAAATATCAGGGATCTTGGTGTGATCGAATTCCTTGACAGGGCGAAAGCCGACGGACGTATCATCAATGCAGGTTTTTCGTATCATGGAGATCCTGAGGACTTCGCACCAATTGTGGACAGTTATGATTGGGATTTCTGTCAGATCCAGTATAATTTTCTGGATGAGAATGTTCAGGCAGGAACAGAAGGACTTGAGTATGCTGCATCCAAAGGTCTTGGTGTTGTGGTAATGGAACCAATGAGGGGTGGAAATCTTGCAGATCCTATTCCTGCTGAAGCAATGGATATCTGGAACGAGGCTGATATCAAGCGTAGCCCTGTAGAGTGGGCATTGCGGTGGGTCTGGAACCATCCGGAAGTCACCGTTGTACTTTCCGGTATGACCGAGCCATCTCATGTAGAAGAAAATCTGAAGGTAGCTGAAGAGGGTCTTGTCAATTCGCTGACCGAAAAAGAGCTTGAACTTGTTAACAGGGTTGCAGAGAAATACAGTGAACTCATGAAGATCAACTGCACTGGTTGCAGATACTGCATGCCATGTCCTGAGGGAGTAGATATTCCTACATGTTTTGAGATGTACAATAACCTGCATATGTTTGGTGATGAGAACGGCATGCTGAAAATGATGTATGCTGCAAAACTTGGCGATATACTCAGAGGAGCTGAGACGAATTTCGCTTCACAATGTGTACAATGCGGTAAGTGTCTGGATGCATGTCCTCAACAGATTCCGATACCTTACATGCTGGAGAAGGTTGCAGAGGAGTTCGAAGGTCCTGGTATGGAAGAGAGAAGGGGTTTTGTCAAGCAGTTGTTTGTTAACGATAGCTGTTAG
- a CDS encoding class I SAM-dependent methyltransferase, which yields MSSTEPSENMTPHVPEDYDTKISSVLPYYSCFHQETINLIRSLPDTPNVWMDTGCGTGSLVTKAIEQFPDTKFLMLDPSEGMLQQARDKLSSYTPRRIEFLRTSPTQGFSQELKEKPDVITAIQCHHYLSSENRTKAVKVCHELLKQDGIFITFENIRPLTEKGVDVGKRYWGEFQSTQSRSVEEIETHLKRFDTEYFPITVEEHLELLRKTGFKTVEIFWYSYMQAGFYCIK from the coding sequence ATGTCCTCCACAGAACCCTCAGAAAATATGACACCTCATGTCCCCGAGGATTACGATACAAAAATATCCTCTGTCCTTCCATACTACTCATGTTTCCATCAGGAAACCATTAATCTTATCCGATCACTGCCGGATACCCCGAATGTCTGGATGGATACTGGATGCGGTACAGGTTCACTGGTCACAAAAGCCATTGAGCAGTTCCCTGATACAAAATTCCTGATGCTTGATCCATCTGAAGGAATGTTGCAGCAAGCAAGGGATAAACTTTCATCATATACTCCCAGGAGGATTGAATTTCTGAGAACTTCACCAACACAGGGTTTCTCACAGGAACTTAAGGAAAAACCGGATGTTATTACTGCCATCCAATGTCACCATTATCTTAGCAGTGAAAACAGAACTAAAGCCGTAAAAGTATGCCATGAACTACTAAAACAAGATGGTATTTTCATCACCTTCGAGAACATCAGGCCGCTGACAGAAAAAGGCGTTGATGTTGGAAAACGTTACTGGGGAGAGTTCCAGTCCACCCAAAGTAGAAGTGTTGAAGAGATAGAAACTCACCTTAAGCGTTTTGATACTGAATATTTTCCCATAACCGTTGAAGAACATCTGGAACTACTACGAAAAACAGGCTTCAAAACAGTGGAAATCTTTTGGTACTCTTACATGCAGGCTGGTTTCTACTGCATCAAATGA
- a CDS encoding Vms1/Ankzf1 family peptidyl-tRNA hydrolase, protein MKPSGSLLKIISEDLMPVTEIDIRALAEIYAEKDIYFSVYLPVSGREHEHLNRIFVDSRVKAIKKALSSELRSEFEKTFDMAEPSIFEAPVSGEKGRIIFACSSESFLHVYRLAVETEQSLVLDTSPFLLPLARLRADYDDYGVLLVDSQEAKFTCVRSDLAEEKKHLSIDLMNKHKKGGWSQMRFNHLRKGAIKSFLSEVADNVKGTCDQLQTRGLVIAGPGEAKQQLMDLLSQDVRQSVLGVIDVAMDISRDELVEESDSVLHENELSTSKKKADELKNAILKGGLAVHGVEDVRDVLEQGRVNVLLVLKGSSVPGWICERCQNLQVNVQPPKECDRCGGPTSVIDVVEELYELAQRTGAEVEFVEKEDFLDSDDVVGALLRY, encoded by the coding sequence ATGAAACCTTCCGGAAGTCTGCTGAAGATCATAAGTGAAGACCTGATGCCTGTAACTGAAATTGATATAAGGGCTCTGGCTGAAATCTATGCTGAAAAAGATATTTACTTTTCAGTTTACTTGCCTGTCTCCGGCAGGGAACATGAACACTTGAACAGGATCTTCGTGGATTCAAGGGTGAAGGCGATCAAAAAAGCTTTGTCTTCTGAGCTCAGGTCTGAATTTGAAAAGACCTTTGATATGGCTGAACCCTCTATTTTTGAAGCACCGGTTTCAGGTGAGAAAGGCAGGATAATCTTTGCCTGTTCATCAGAATCTTTCCTGCATGTTTACAGACTGGCTGTGGAAACAGAACAGTCTCTGGTCCTTGACACATCACCTTTTTTGCTCCCACTGGCAAGGCTGAGAGCAGATTATGATGACTATGGCGTACTGCTTGTGGATTCCCAGGAGGCTAAGTTCACATGTGTACGCTCGGATCTCGCTGAAGAGAAAAAACACCTGTCCATAGACCTGATGAACAAGCATAAAAAAGGTGGATGGAGCCAGATGCGCTTCAACCACCTGAGAAAAGGAGCGATAAAATCTTTCCTGTCTGAAGTTGCTGATAACGTCAAAGGTACCTGTGACCAGCTGCAGACAAGAGGTCTGGTAATTGCCGGGCCTGGGGAGGCAAAACAGCAACTTATGGACTTGCTCTCGCAGGATGTCCGGCAGAGCGTACTGGGTGTTATTGACGTAGCAATGGATATTTCCCGCGATGAACTGGTAGAGGAAAGCGACTCTGTCCTGCATGAAAATGAACTTTCCACATCAAAGAAAAAAGCGGATGAGTTGAAAAACGCAATCTTAAAGGGTGGATTGGCTGTCCATGGTGTGGAAGATGTCAGAGATGTTCTGGAGCAGGGAAGAGTAAATGTCCTGCTGGTTCTGAAAGGTTCATCAGTTCCCGGGTGGATATGTGAGAGATGCCAGAATCTCCAGGTAAATGTTCAGCCTCCAAAGGAATGTGACAGGTGTGGAGGTCCAACATCAGTTATTGATGTGGTAGAAGAACTCTATGAACTTGCCCAGCGCACAGGCGCAGAGGTCGAATTCGTGGAAAAAGAGGATTTCCTGGATTCTGATGACGTGGTGGGTGCGCTGCTTAGATACTGA
- the epsC gene encoding serine O-acetyltransferase EpsC, with protein MDKKSPAQKQRCVILDSMIDNEYRSEIPGIVDMVINSCSEKGCFDHLDAAVIPSKESLIEIIDLIKDILFPGYFGDQTVDRNTLSYHIGNEITELFSKLSKQITNSIIHECNRFEEECTECIDRGHEETLKFLKKIPEIRSMLAADIIAAYEGDPAAKNYDEIIFSYPGLLAMTVYRSAHELHKQGITIVPRIMTEYAHSIVGIDIHPGARIGNGFFIDHGTGVVIGETCEIGNNVRIYQGVTLGSLSFPKDETGELIRGEKRHPTIENDVVIYSNATILGGETTIGARSVIGGSVWLTRSVPPDTKVVIEEPRLIIKEKK; from the coding sequence ATGGATAAAAAATCACCAGCGCAAAAGCAAAGATGCGTGATACTGGATTCTATGATCGATAATGAATACCGGTCAGAAATTCCTGGAATTGTGGACATGGTCATAAACAGTTGCTCTGAAAAGGGGTGCTTTGACCATCTTGATGCTGCAGTAATACCATCAAAAGAATCGCTTATAGAAATAATTGATCTGATAAAGGACATTCTCTTTCCTGGTTATTTTGGGGACCAGACCGTTGACAGGAACACACTTTCATATCACATCGGGAACGAGATTACCGAACTCTTTAGCAAACTCTCAAAACAAATAACCAACAGCATCATACACGAATGTAATCGTTTTGAAGAAGAGTGCACCGAATGTATTGACCGCGGACATGAGGAAACATTGAAGTTCCTGAAAAAGATTCCTGAAATAAGATCCATGCTGGCAGCGGATATTATCGCCGCATACGAAGGAGACCCTGCAGCTAAAAATTATGATGAGATTATTTTCAGTTACCCCGGCCTACTTGCCATGACGGTTTACAGGTCAGCCCATGAACTACACAAACAGGGAATTACCATAGTTCCGCGAATAATGACAGAATATGCTCACAGTATCGTTGGAATTGATATTCACCCTGGAGCCAGGATAGGAAATGGATTCTTCATCGACCATGGAACCGGTGTCGTCATAGGCGAGACCTGTGAAATTGGAAACAATGTCCGTATCTATCAGGGTGTTACCCTTGGTTCCCTTAGTTTTCCAAAAGATGAAACCGGTGAGCTCATTCGTGGAGAAAAGAGACACCCTACCATAGAAAATGATGTTGTCATCTATTCAAATGCAACTATCCTTGGCGGAGAAACTACAATCGGAGCTCGTTCGGTTATCGGTGGTAGTGTGTGGCTAACCAGATCCGTTCCACCGGATACGAAGGTTGTCATTGAGGAACCAAGGCTCATTATTAAGGAAAAAAAGTGA
- a CDS encoding IS5 family transposase, whose protein sequence is MDSFTDFALNEEYKRLQSVGDKLAEIEYLVDWKPFRPILESMYINRTASGGRPEADVIVMFKMLVLQQWHGLSDAELEKQCIDRISFRKFLGFPEYVPDSTTVWSFRKRIIDNGKEKAVWDEMQNQLDALGLKIKKGMIQDATFIHSDPGHAKADVLRGKDAKTRRSKDGTWTKKNGKSHFGYKLHTIIDKDYELIRRFETTTASLHDSQVDLSEKGEVVYRDKGYFGAIAKGFAATMQRAVRGHPLGIMDILRNERISVKRVPCERVYAVTKEIFKTRKVLVTTVERVNAKMLMTAFCFNLHQLRTLKTKGVI, encoded by the coding sequence ATGGATTCTTTTACTGATTTTGCCTTAAATGAAGAATATAAGCGTCTCCAATCTGTCGGAGATAAGCTTGCTGAAATTGAATATTTAGTAGATTGGAAGCCTTTTCGCCCTATTCTGGAGTCAATGTACATAAACAGAACAGCTTCAGGCGGACGGCCTGAAGCTGATGTTATTGTAATGTTCAAGATGCTTGTTCTGCAACAATGGCATGGTCTTTCTGATGCTGAGCTTGAAAAGCAGTGTATTGACAGGATATCCTTTAGGAAATTCCTGGGATTTCCTGAATATGTACCAGACAGTACAACTGTCTGGTCATTCAGGAAGAGAATTATCGACAATGGTAAAGAAAAAGCGGTGTGGGATGAAATGCAGAATCAGCTTGATGCTCTTGGTTTGAAGATTAAAAAAGGAATGATCCAGGATGCAACTTTTATTCACTCAGATCCAGGACATGCAAAAGCAGATGTACTCAGAGGAAAAGATGCGAAAACAAGAAGAAGCAAAGATGGAACCTGGACTAAGAAAAATGGTAAATCTCACTTTGGATACAAACTTCATACAATTATTGATAAGGATTATGAACTAATCAGAAGATTTGAGACAACAACTGCATCACTTCACGATTCACAGGTTGATCTGTCTGAAAAGGGTGAAGTGGTGTATAGAGATAAAGGATATTTTGGAGCAATAGCAAAAGGTTTTGCAGCAACAATGCAACGAGCTGTAAGAGGACATCCTTTAGGAATAATGGATATCCTCAGAAATGAAAGAATAAGTGTGAAAAGAGTCCCTTGCGAAAGAGTGTATGCAGTGACAAAAGAAATATTTAAAACCAGAAAGGTTCTTGTTACAACTGTAGAAAGAGTGAATGCAAAAATGTTGATGACAGCTTTTTGTTTTAATCTGCATCAATTGAGGACACTAAAAACCAAAGGAGTAATTTAG